GAGTCGGGCGTGCCGGATTATCGGGGCCCGCGCGGCTCCCTTAGTAGGCACCGGCCGATGACCTATCAGGAATTTCGCCACGACCCGGCCGCGAGCCATAGGTATTGGGCCCGTAGCTTTGTGGGGTGGCGAGTCATGGATTCCGCGGTGCCGAACCGCACGCACTATGCGCTCGTGGAATTAGAGCGCGCCGGGCTGGTCAATGGTGTGGTCACGCAAAACGTTGATGGACTGCATAAACAGGCAGGGACCGCGAACTTGGTGGCACTGCATGGCGACATGGAAACCGTCGTGTGCTTAATGTGTGGGCAGCGGGAGGCGCGGCCGCACTTCGATGCGCGCTTGGCCGCAGCAAATCCGGGGTACTTGGAGCGCCTCGTCGTGGAGGCGGACCAAGTGAACCCGGACGGTGACGTGACGCTTGATGAAGCTGACGTGGCTGCGTTCCGCATGGCAGGGTGCGAGCGCTGTGGTTCTGCATTATTGAAGCCGGACGTGGTCTACTTTGGTGAGCCCGTGCCGCCCGAGCGCCGCGATGCCGCTTTTGCCGTGCTAGGCCAGGCCCGCTCGCTGATGGTTGCTGGCTCCTCGCTGGCGGTTA
The nucleotide sequence above comes from Corynebacterium tuberculostearicum. Encoded proteins:
- a CDS encoding Sir2 family NAD-dependent protein deacetylase, producing the protein MDPAVSLAHQSALRSIARVVEESAPHTEEGKALGDVVKQLREGPVMVLTGAGVSTESGVPDYRGPRGSLSRHRPMTYQEFRHDPAASHRYWARSFVGWRVMDSAVPNRTHYALVELERAGLVNGVVTQNVDGLHKQAGTANLVALHGDMETVVCLMCGQREARPHFDARLAAANPGYLERLVVEADQVNPDGDVTLDEADVAAFRMAGCERCGSALLKPDVVYFGEPVPPERRDAAFAVLGQARSLMVAGSSLAVMSGYRFVLEAKKQGKRVAVINGGPGRGDQKVDTLWRTQVGPAFDALLDELGL